The following are encoded in a window of Phaseolus vulgaris cultivar G19833 chromosome 3, P. vulgaris v2.0, whole genome shotgun sequence genomic DNA:
- the LOC137808519 gene encoding phosphoinositide phosphatase SAC6-like: MMEKADSVQKLYTRMRLWEFPDQYVIEPTDGSSGSYLAVSRKDGSIKLIDEIRECSTVRVPKIFTIYGVAGMLRLLEGSYLLAITGRECVGSYLGHPIFKVSSLKVFPCDCSLDNTPSEQQKKTEMDFSGILKVAEKTTGLFFSYDANLTLSTQRLNDLGDESRLLPLWRQAEPRFLWNNYLLEVLIENKLDPYLLPIVQGSFHHFEAAIGKDIIEITIIARRCTRRNGTRMWRRGADPDGYVANFVETEQIMQINGYTGSIVQVRGSIPVPWQQIVDLTYKPKYELLKHDEAPRVLERHFLDLRKKYGSVLAIDLVNEHGGEGRLCEKFGKTMQHVSGNDVRYLHFDFHHICGHIHFDRLSILYDQISDFLERNGYLLLNEKGEKMKEQLGVVRTNCIDCLDRTNVTQSMIGRNMLEFQLRRIGIFGAEETISSHPNLDDNFKILWANHGDDISTQYTGTPALKGDFVRFGHRTMQGIINDGVNALMRYYLNNFCDGTKQDSIDLLQGHFIVSANREQTPSQSQGIEAIASFPLALGLVLTGFFFTTMSLTQVRYDFKHLFFSLLWASISVGIAAFVKANGRVFCNRPRLHKPRC; this comes from the exons ATGATGGAGAAAGCAGATTCTGTACAGAAGCTATATACGCGAATGCGGCTTTGGGAATTTCCGGATCAGTATGTGATTGAACCAACAGATGGATCTTCTGGTTCTTATTTGGCAGTTAGTCGAAAAGATGGCTCCATCAAGCTCATTG aTGAGATTCGTGAATGCAGCACCGTTCGAGTTCCTAAGATTTTTACAATTTATGGTGTGGCTGGGATGTTGAGGCTTTTGGAGG GATCGTATTTGCTGGCTATAACTGGGCGTGAATGTGTTGGATCCTACTTGGGACATCCAATTTTCAAAGTTTCGTCTCTAAAGGTTTTTCCATGTGATTGTTCCCTCGATAATACCCCTTCTGAACAACAG AAGAAGACAGAGATGGATTTTTCTGGGATATTAAAAGTTGCTGAGAAGACTACGGGTCTGTTCTTCTCGTACGACGCCAATTTAACTCTCAG TACCCAAAGACTAAATGACCTTGGTGATGAGTCTAGGTTGCTTCCCCTTTGGAGACAG GCAGAGCCTCGATTTCTATGGAATAATTATCTGTTGGAAGTGCTTATAGAGAACAAG CTTGATCCATACTTACTCCCTATCGTCCAAGGCA GCTTTCATCACTTTGAAGCTGCTATTGGGAAAGATATTATTGAAATCACTATAATTGCTAGGAGATGCACGAGAAGAAAtg GAACCCGAATGTGGAGAAGAGGAGCTGATCCTGATGGATATGTGGCTAATTTTGTGGAAACCGAGCAAATTATGCAGATCAATGGGTATACAGGATCAATTGTTCAG GTTCGTGGTTCAATTCCGGTGCCTTGGCAGCAAATTGTTGACTTAACATATAAACCGAAGTATGAATTATTGAAACATGACGAAGCT CCCCGAGTCTTGGAGAGGCATTTCTTAGATTTAAGAAAAAAGTATGGGTCTGTGTTAGCTATTGACCTAGTTAACGAG CATGGTGGAGAAGGTCGGCTTTGCGAAAAATTTGGAAAGACAATGCAACATGTATCTGGTAATGATGTGAG ATATCTGCATTTCGATTTCCATCACATTTGCGGGCACATTCATTTTGATCGTCTTTCAATCCTTTATGATCAAATATCTGATTTTCTTGAGAGAAATGG ATACCTTCTATTGAATGAAAAGGGAGAGAAAATGAAGGAGCAACTTGGGGTTGTTAGAACCAATTGTATTGATTGTCTAGACCGTACAAATGTTACTCAG AGCATGATAGGCCGAAATATGCTAGAATTCCAGCTTAGAAGAATTGGGATCTTTGGTGCTGAGGAAACCATTAGTTCACATCCAAATCTAGATGACAACTTTAAGATCT TGTGGGCCAATCACGGGGATGATATAAGTACTCAATATACAGGCACTCCTGCTCTCAAAGGAGACTTTGTCCG ATTTGGGCATCGTACAATGCAGGGGATAATAAATGATGGGGTGAATGCTCTTATGCGCTATTATTTGAATAACTTCTGTGATGGAACAAAGCAG GATTCCATTGATCTCTTACAAGGGCATTTCATAGTCTCTGCCAACAGAGAACAGACTCCTTCTCAGAGTCAAGGCATTGAAGCTATTGCT TCATTTCCTCTGGCTTTGGGTCTGGTTTTGACTGGGTTCTTTTTCACAACCATGTCGTTGACGCAAG TTAGATATGATTTTAAGCACTTGTTCTTCTCACTTTTGTGGGCAAGCATTAGTGTCGGTATAGCAGCATTTGTGAAGGCCAATGGTCGCGTTTTCTGCAACAGACCTCGCCTACATAAGCCGCGGTGTTGA